The segment ATGGTAAGATCGGGATGCGGATGAGTGCAATTTGATCATCATCCTTGTTGTTACAAACAACCACAGTGAACCCTGTCTCACCCGAAGTCCATGCAACATCCTGATTTGAATACTTTTCCAATAAAGGACATCTTCTTGCCCATACATATCCTACACTTAACGGAAGGTCTGGCAATGATTGAAGCCTGCTACAATCATTCAACGCAAGAGAATTAAGCTTAGAAAGCTGAGAAATACTATCAGGCAGGCATTTAAAGTTGTTTTCGCTCAAATCCAGTTCCTGCAACGAGGATAAGCCACTAAGATCATCAGGGAGTCCTCCGTCCCATAAATTGCGGTCAGCCAGATTTAGAGATACAATAAATCTTAACCTAGGCAACAACAGGTTGATGGCCTCTCGGATAGGGAAGAAACCTTGGAAAAAAGCATGTATCAACAggatttttagtgtttaaacactaaaaattgttgttttccAAAGTTGAACCTTAAATTGACACTTGGATAGATTAAGAGTTTTCAGAGACGGCAAATTGACACTTGGAAAACTTGAAAGGTTTCTGCAACCTTGAAGACTCAAGACCGTCATGCCAGTCAAACGCTCGAGTGATGATGGCAATTCTTCCACAGCCATCCCGTCTAAATACAGCTCTGACAAGCTTGTCATATTAGTTCCAATCTCTGAAAACTTCTTGAGACTTGAACAGCCAgatagaataaaaattttaagagatttcaagtttatttcgcAAGGGAGGCCAGTAAGACTTCTGCAATCTTTCAGATTTAACAAAGTGAGCTTATTGAGAGCTCCGACAGATGGGTGAAGCTCATACAAACTTGTACATCCTTGAAAAATCAGCCTCTCCAGATTTGGGCATCCGATGAAGTTAGGAGTCTTGACTAAGACTTTAGAGTCGCTAAGATCCAGGAGTCTTAACTTGGCCAAGTTCTTCTATAATAAATAGATATTGGAAATTAAGTAGTCAAGAACTTAAtccgcattttaaaaataaataaaaaagcaacaCTAGCATGCATTAATGGAAAACTTACAGTAAGTCCCTCTGGTAATTGCTCAATGTGGCTGCGAGGCATGATGAGTTCAACAAGATTGTCAGGTTGAAAACTGATTGGCATGAATTTCAAAGGATAATCATGCCACTCCATCATTCTTAACTTATTAGAAAGAAAATTGAGGCCTGTAGGAAGGTGCACATTAGAAATTTTAAGCAACCTTAGACTTTTCATATATAAGAAGGCTTTGTCATTCAAGTTTTCTTTACATGGAGGCGAGTTTAGCACCATGCCTTCTACAACTTTTGTTCCTTGGAAATCAAGAACTATGCCTTCTACAACCTCTGTTCCCTGGTAATCAAGAACAATGAAATTAGTGTTGGGAAAGATATAGCAAAAAATTGCTAGAATTATAGAAATACACACTTCTCTAAGTTTTTGTCTACTTACTGTATTTTCCTTTAGCACATGAAACACATCCTTACAAAACCACAACCTACTATGTCTTCCAGGCTCTTGAGGTGATTCACGACGAACAATTCTCCAACCCATCTCTTGTATTAAATCATGCAGCCATAATTTTCCCCCTGAAATGGCAATGAGAGATTTGTCCTCGAGAGTTTTTATATTCTTCTCGTAACCAAAACCTTCTATGTGTGCCACTCGATTTTTATCCTCCCCTTtgaagaaacatgcaatatccaaaaatagattttgctCTATTTCATTCAATCCCCTATAACTTATTTCAAGTTTATCAAGAATTTCTCCTTCAGGGATTTCTTCTAATTGATGTAGGTAATCTTCCCATACCTCTCTTGGTCTATCAATCAAGGAGGAACTCATAACTTTAAGAGCTATAGGAAGCCCATTAGCATACTTCACAAAACCATTGGACAAATCCTCAAAATCTTTTTTAGGATAGGTTTGGTtaaacacaatccaactaaaGAGCTCCAAGGCTTCATCATTATCTAATCCATTTGCCCTATGTACAACAGTATCCCGGTGATGCCTTATTAGCAAGTGCTTATCTTTACTTGTGATAATGATCTTACTCCCTAGGCCAAACCAATCACAACTCCCTGCTAATGCTTGTAGTTGTTCAACTTTGTCAACATCATCAATAACAATAAGAACCTTCTTATTGGATAGTCTAGTCTTTATGACTTTGATCCCCTCATGATAGTCCCATATGTTTTCTACTTTTACCTTCAAGGTCTTAAAAAGAAGTTGTTTTTGTAAATTAACTAGAccagctttttctttttcaactgTTTCTCTAACATCACGAATAAAGCAACTAGCTTCAAATTGATGACAAATTCTACCATAAATGGCAAGTGCTAGAGTGGTTTTACCAATCCCTGGCATCCCCCAAATCCCTATGAAGTGCACAGCATCTGACATTGTACTAAATAAGTTCATCATCTCCTTCACACGTGAGTTTATACCAACAAGGTGCTCATGATCATTTGGGATTTCATGATTCAATTCATCAAATATGTTTTTTGTGATTTCCTGAATATCTTCTGATTCGTGactgtattaaaaaataaaaaataattttgatgagACAAGGGTGCTAGCCACAAAGAGACAAAACAACATTAAATGTAAGATATTTTGCTTCAGTAGAAAAATGTGAGCCATGTTTTAGAGTAttagaaaaatgtgtaaaatttacgCATTTAAAAATGACTAAGTGAGTgtataattgtataaatttaaagTTTGTTATAGTAATCGTGTAAATTTGTAATGGCACTGTTCATTTtatctttacttttttattatttctttacttATCCCGAGGAtgaagaaagagagtgaataGTAGTTGTTGtatgttaaaaaaaagagaaacaattaaaaaatcaagaaaaattaatattttaatgaaatgtagtgcaaaatagataatctaatttatggttttttgaaaactgaatatgtaaaaaataaaaaaaaataggttcTTATTCTAAAATAGACAGGAATTTTTACACAAACTGATGCGAATGCTATTACCAGTCAAAACAACCCGAAGATGAAGAAAggcaaaaaacaataataataaaataacttgtCCTTTCATAATTATGCCAAGGGCCTTATTGTTGAATTGGCACTTTCTCATGCACAAAGGTCGAGGGGGAAAAGGGTTCTAGTTGCAAGTTAAtaacatattgtaattatctctattttaataaaaagacaaaattaacCCTCtattttaattgtgtcaatttaaaTACCTCTACACTTTCATTcccatggagagagagagagagagagagagagagagagagagagagagagagagagagagagagagagagagagagagagagagagagagagagagagagagagagagagagagagagagagagagagagagagagagagagagagagagagagagagatttatcaaaaagggaaaaacacatTAGAGAACTTAAAACATCACccttgttttaaaataaaaaaataccaaaaagtggCGAGAATAAAGTTTTTGATTGTCACATTAATGAAAATGTGGAGGTTAAATTGAAACAATTAAATATATAGGATTTAATTTGtcacaaatataaacttataggtttaaaaaaaataatactaagaACCTTTTAAACTTCAGAAAAATTAAGCAACCATCATGGTAAAACATGAAATTCATTACAGCAACAAAACTGAATACG is part of the Quercus robur chromosome 9, dhQueRobu3.1, whole genome shotgun sequence genome and harbors:
- the LOC126699657 gene encoding disease resistance protein RUN1-like isoform X1 — protein: MASMSTQKACTSLSSSSSSNPLWKYDVFLSFYGEDTRKNFTDHLYATLKQKSINTYRDNENLEQGKPIASGLTKAIEESKYAIIVLSKNYAFSKWCLNELVKILECMKDKELKVLPIFYHVNPSDVGNQRETFGKAFLKHEEDRKVSIEQIQKWRTALKEVSKIRGWHLLDSHESEDIQEITKNIFDELNHEIPNDHEHLVGINSRVKEMMNLFSTMSDAVHFIGIWGMPGIGKTTLALAIYGRICHQFEASCFIRDVRETVEKEKAGLVNLQKQLLFKTLKVKVENIWDYHEGIKVIKTRLSNKKVLIVIDDVDKVEQLQALAGSCDWFGLGSKIIITSKDKHLLIRHHRDTVVHRANGLDNDEALELFSWIVFNQTYPKKDFEDLSNGFVKYANGLPIALKVMSSSLIDRPREVWEDYLHQLEEIPEGEILDKLEISYRGLNEIEQNLFLDIACFFKGEDKNRVAHIEGFGYEKNIKTLEDKSLIAISGGKLWLHDLIQEMGWRIVRRESPQEPGRHSRLWFCKDVFHVLKENTGTEVVEGIVLDFQGTKVVEGMVLNSPPCKENLNDKAFLYMKSLRLLKISNVHLPTGLNFLSNKLRMMEWHDYPLKFMPISFQPDNLVELIMPRSHIEQLPEGLTKNLAKLRLLDLSDSKVLVKTPNFIGCPNLERLIFQGCTSLYELHPSVGALNKLTLLNLKDCRSLTGLPCEINLKSLKIFILSGCSSLKKFSEIGTNMTSLSELYLDGMAVEELPSSLERLTGMTVLSLQGCRNLSSFPSVNLPSLKTLNLSKCQFKVQLWKTTIFSV
- the LOC126699657 gene encoding disease resistance protein RUN1-like isoform X2, whose amino-acid sequence is MASMSTQKACTSLSSSSSSNPLWKYDVFLSFYGEDTRKNFTDHLYATLKQKSINTYRDNENLEQGKPIASGLTKAIEESKYAIIVLSKNYAFSKWCLNELVKILECMKDKELKVLPIFYHVNPSDVGNQRETFGKAFLKHEEDRKVSIEQIQKWRTALKEVSKIRGWHLLDSHESEDIQEITKNIFDELNHEIPNDHEHLVGINSRVKEMMNLFSTMSDAVHFIGIWGMPGIGKTTLALAIYGRICHQFEASCFIRDVRETVEKEKAGLVNLQKQLLFKTLKVKVENIWDYHEGIKVIKTRLSNKKVLIVIDDVDKVEQLQALAGSCDWFGLGSKIIITSKDKHLLIRHHRDTVVHRANGLDNDEALELFSWIVFNQTYPKKDFEDLSNGFVKYANGLPIALKVMSSSLIDRPREVWEDYLHQLEEIPEGEILDKLEISYRGLNEIEQNLFLDIACFFKGEDKNRVAHIEGFGYEKNIKTLEDKSLIAISGGKLWLHDLIQEMGWRIVRRESPQEPGRHSRLWFCKDVFHVLKENTGTEVVEGIVLDFQGTKVVEGMVLNSPPCKENLNDKAFLYMKSLRLLKISNVHLPTGLNFLSNKLRMMEWHDYPLKFMPISFQPDNLVELIMPRSHIEQLPEGLTNLAKLRLLDLSDSKVLVKTPNFIGCPNLERLIFQGCTSLYELHPSVGALNKLTLLNLKDCRSLTGLPCEINLKSLKIFILSGCSSLKKFSEIGTNMTSLSELYLDGMAVEELPSSLERLTGMTVLSLQGCRNLSSFPSVNLPSLKTLNLSKCQFKVQLWKTTIFSV